One genomic window of Cyprinus carpio isolate SPL01 chromosome B8, ASM1834038v1, whole genome shotgun sequence includes the following:
- the LOC122138192 gene encoding forkhead box protein E4-like has product MNLASFSYFTGMCNMTAESQHSPAEAASPVVVSPNVSLDSPIPLPPPALNHQARAKDGVLIKAEPRGSSPNTEREEGVSLGQTEEHLPATGSRRRKRPVQRGKPPYSYIALIAMAIANSPERKLTLGGIYKFIMERFPFYRENSKKWQNSIRHNLTLNDCFVKIPREPGRPGKGNYWTLDPAAEDMFDNGSFLRRRKRFKRTDVSTYPGYMQNSSAFTPTPMGRQAYPNTLYPGVTSGYGTQLAGSPHPAMLHHYQASAGVTQGQPRMFSIDNIISQQTVMQSGGDFNPQSLGLGAGDLGAMTSCCSVSTSDPTCFQTQPINQTSNMLNRNTGPLASNMTSNYTYPSSASPTHLSGVTQSSFSPGGSQVYCSGNRISLPPVRSGSCADHTEPLLGLSGPTINSYNNSYMRQANFASGLERYM; this is encoded by the coding sequence ATGAATCTTGCAAGTTTTTCATACTTCACGGGCATGTGCAACATGACGGCAGAGTCCCAGCACTCGCCAGCCGAGGCGGCCAGTCCAGTGGTGGTGTCTCCCAACGTGAGCCTGGACTCCCCGATTCCTCTTCCTCCACCAGCGTTGAACCACCAAGCCCGAGCCAAGGACGGTGTTCTGATCAAAGCCGAGCCTCGGGGCAGCAGTCCAAATACAGAGAGGGAGGAAGGGGTTTCATTGGGTCAGACAGAAGAACACCTGCCCGCCACTGGCAGCCGGCGGAGGAAAAGGCCAGTGCAGCGAGGTAAACCTCCCTACAGTTACATCGCGCTTATAGCAATGGCCATCGCCAATTCACCTGAGAGAAAACTCACTCTAGGCGGCATCTATAAGTTCATCATGGAACGCTTTCCCTTTTACCGCGAGAATTCCAAGAAGTGGCAAAATTCCATACGGCATAACCTCACCCTCAACGACTGTTTTGTGAAGATCCCGCGGGAGCCCGGTAGGCCCGGTAAAGGAAACTACTGGACGCTTGACCCCGCCGCTGAGGACATGTTTGACAACGGGAGTTTCTTGCGCCGAAGGAAGCGCTTCAAGCGTACTGATGTTAGCACATATCCTGGGTACATGCAAAACTCGAGCGCTTTTACGCCCACACCTATGGGTAGACAGGCGTACCCCAACACCTTGTACCCGGGTGTAACGTCTGGCTACGGGACTCAGTTGGCTGGTTCCCCGCACCCGGCGATGCTGCATCACTATCAGGCATCGGCCGGGGTCACGCAGGGCCAGCCCAGGATGTTCAGCATCGATAACATTATTAGTCAGCAGACAGTGATGCAGAGTGGAGGAGACTTCAATCCGCAGTCTCTCGGCCTGGGTGCTGGAGACTTGGGTGCCATGACCTCCTGCTGTTCCGTATCCACCTCTGACCCAACCTGCTTTCAGACACAACCGATAAATCAAACGAGCAACATGCTGAACAGGAACACTGGACCTCTTGCTTCAAACATGACATCCAACTACACGTACCCCTCCTCGGCTTCGCCTACTCATCTGTCCGGGGTCACGCAGTCCAGCTTCTCACCGGGAGGCTCACAGGTGTACTGCTCGGGAAACAGGATTTCGCTGCCCCCTGTGCGTTCTGGGTCGTGCGCAGATCATACAGAACCACTTTTAGGTCTCTCCGGACCAACAATAAACTCCTACAATAATTCATATATGAGACAAGCCAATTTTGCCTCAGGACTGGAGCGATACATGTAA